In Arvicola amphibius chromosome 1, mArvAmp1.2, whole genome shotgun sequence, one DNA window encodes the following:
- the LOC119815215 gene encoding zinc finger protein 431-like: MDTITYEDVHVNFNHEEWALLNPSQKSLYKDVMLETYWNLTAVGYKWEDQNIEDHCQSYRRYGRYIICHSGYKPSDPKGYGKKKYTSLSPRKIRRYLVVPTVEKHSNPDTSVQVIGFPTSLGMHLHTYTRQNPYKYKESGNSSVCPGSCCKCSVSCTTGKCYECNPCGKAIGSSRSLQRHLKILMGKGCYKHEPCTKGFNHHRHLQTHKRTHNEEAPYDCKQHDKTFRLESTLHLHKRTHLKIKPYEYNQDETHVVCHSHLQVPRNHTKKKQYECHQCGKAFASPSLQTHERTHTGEKPYECNQCGKALTTTGDLQRHERTHTGEKPYECSQCGKAFAHKSHLHSHERRHNGEKPYECNQCGKAFGDPSNLKHHERSHTEEKPYECNQCSKAFTNSRALQRHERSHTGEKPYVCNQCDKAFASRSNLQQHERSHTGEKPYECNQCGKAFAYPSNLQQHKRSHTGEKPYVCNQCGKAFAHKYHLHSHERSHTGEKPYVCNRCDKAFAYRGNLQQHERTHTGEKPYECNQCGKAFAYLSNLQQHKRSHTGEKPYVCNQCGKAFAHKYHLHSHERRHTGEKPYECHQCGKAFAHSSNRKNHEKKSHCREML; encoded by the exons GATACAATAACCTATGAGGATGTGCATGTGAACTTCAATCATGAAGAGTGGGctttgctgaatccttcccagaagagtctctataaagatgtgatgctggaaacCTACTGGAACCTCACTGCTGTAG GTTACAAATGGGAAGACCAGAATATTGAAGATCATTGTCAAAGTTATAGAAGATATGGAAG GTATATCATCTGTCACTCTGGCTACAAGCCAAGTGACCCTAAGGGatatggaaagaagaaatatacCTCACTTTCTCCCAGAAAAATAAGAAGATATTTAGTAGTTCCCACAGTGGAAAAACATAGTAATCCTGATACAAGTGTACAAGTAATTGGATTTCCAACTTCTTTGGGAATGCATCTACATACGTACACTAGACAAAATCCTTATAAGTACAAGGAATCTGGAAATTCTTCTGTCTGTCCTGGTTCATGTTGCAAATGTAGTGTGAGTTGCACTACAGGAAAATGTTATGAATGCAATCCATGTGGTAAAGCTATCGGTTCTTCCAGGTCTCttcaaagacatttaaaaattcttatggGAAAAGGATGCTATAAACATGAGCCATGTACTAAAGGCTTTAATCATCATAGGCATCTTCagacacacaaaagaacacataatgaAGAGGCACCCTATGATTGTAAACAACATGATAAAACATTTAGACTTGAGTCTACTTTACATTTACACAAAAGaactcatttgaaaataaaaccctATGAATATAATCAAGATGAGACACATGTTGTATGCCACAGTCATCTTCAAGTACCCAGAAATCATACTAAAAAGAAACAGTATGAATGCCATCAATGTGGAAAAGCCTTTGCAAGTCCCAGTcttcaaacacatgaaagaacacacactggagagaaaccttatgaatgtaatcagtgtggtaaagccttgaCAACTACTGGTGATCTTCAAAGGCATGAAAGAactcatacaggagagaaaccctatgaatgtagtcaatgtggtaaagcctttgcacataaAAGTCATCTTCATAGTCATGAAAGAAGACAtaatggagagaaaccctatgaatgtaatcaatgtggtaaagcctttggaGATCCCAGTAATCTTAAGCATcatgaaagaagtcatactgaagagaagccctatgaatgtaatcaatgcaGTAAAGCTTTTACAAATAGTCGTGCTCTCCAAAGGcatgaaagaagtcatactggagagaaaccctatgtatgtaatcaatgtgataaagcctttgcATCCCGCAGTAATCTTCAACAGCATGAAAGAagtcatacaggagagaaaccctatgaatgtaaccAATGTGGAAAAGCCTTTGCATATCCTAGTAATCTTCAACAGCATAAAAGAAGTCATACTGGCGAGAAACCCTATgtatgtaatcaatgtggtaaagcatttgcaCATAAATATCATCTTCACAGTcatgaaagaagtcatactggtgagaaaccctatGTATGTAATCGATGTGATAAAGCCTTTGCATACCGCGGTAATCTTCAACAACATGAAAGAactcatacaggagagaaaccctatgaatgtaaccAATGTGGAAAAGCCTTTGCATATCTTAGTAATCTTCAACAACATAAAAGAAgtcatactggtgagaaaccctatgtatgtaatcagtgtggtaaagcatttgcaCATAAATATCATCTTCACAGTCATGAAAGAAggcatactggagagaaaccctatgaatgtcatcaatgtggtaaagcttttgcacACTCCAGTAATcgtaaaaaccatgaaaaaaagtcaCACTGTAGAGAAATGCTATGA